Proteins from a single region of Pseudomonadota bacterium:
- a CDS encoding class II aldolase/adducin family protein, giving the protein MDPCGAHPWERDKRRAIADVCHRLYGRRYLVATSGNVSVRDGDGFLITPGSTRKDTVTPESIVACRADGSPIDPSAHPSSEVVMHREVYRVRPEVGAAIHAHPHYCLACSLGDISLTEMLLPELAIYIGPVPSVPYATPGTDEMAATLDPFLAGHNAFLLKRHGVLVLGRDLLDAYNRLEHLEHIANIAYLVSSLGTIEPLTKTELRKLTSQARKLGQQISQTLLDLLE; this is encoded by the coding sequence ATGGATCCTTGCGGGGCACATCCCTGGGAGCGCGACAAGAGGCGGGCGATCGCCGACGTCTGCCACAGGCTCTACGGCCGACGCTACCTCGTCGCCACCAGCGGCAACGTCTCGGTGCGGGACGGCGACGGGTTTCTCATCACGCCCGGCTCCACCCGCAAGGACACCGTGACCCCGGAGTCGATCGTCGCCTGCCGCGCCGACGGCTCGCCGATCGATCCGAGCGCCCACCCCTCCTCCGAGGTCGTCATGCACCGCGAGGTGTACCGCGTTCGGCCTGAAGTCGGCGCCGCCATCCACGCACACCCGCATTACTGCCTCGCCTGCTCTCTGGGCGACATCTCGCTCACAGAGATGCTGCTCCCCGAGCTCGCGATCTACATCGGGCCGGTGCCCTCGGTGCCATACGCCACGCCCGGCACAGACGAGATGGCCGCGACCCTGGACCCGTTCCTCGCCGGGCACAACGCCTTTCTCCTCAAGCGGCACGGCGTGCTCGTGCTGGGCCGCGACCTGCTGGACGCGTACAACCGGCTCGAGCACCTGGAGCACATCGCCAACATCGCCTACCTCGTGAGCTCGCTCGGCACCATCGAGCCGCTGACCAAGACCGAATTGAGAAAGCTCACGTCCCAGGCGAGAAAGCTCGGGCAGCAGATATCGCAGACCCTGCTGGACCTGCTGGAGTGA
- a CDS encoding flippase-like domain-containing protein produces MKRYMKYARFVSLALGAALLTALVQKIGWQNILANVTQLGWRFVPILGISGLWYVLYTIAWMQFLGRIGDGIGFLDLFKIKVSGEAVNTLTPANFIGGDPMRIYMLKRSFGVSQGAASVVVDRTLQILAVLITILLGVIVAFLAFDSEISDNIAYGVPIALTVSLAFMAFLLVHQRRGLFSMILRILRGLGIRREFSEKTVRRFEELDSHIIDFYSANHAGFLAALACHIGGRLLGVLEIYAIGRAVSDEFSLFAALMLSALAPMISVVFAFIPGAFGVMEGAFSGLLYLLHIDPSIGITIQIAKRLRAALWIGLGLLFLGAHNRNKVFDEEGMLAEAEQAAAEEA; encoded by the coding sequence ATGAAGAGATACATGAAATACGCAAGGTTCGTCTCGCTCGCGCTGGGCGCGGCGCTGCTGACCGCGCTGGTGCAGAAGATCGGCTGGCAGAACATACTCGCGAACGTGACCCAGCTCGGCTGGCGCTTCGTGCCCATACTCGGCATAAGCGGGCTGTGGTACGTCCTCTACACGATAGCCTGGATGCAGTTCCTGGGCCGGATCGGCGACGGCATCGGCTTTCTCGACCTCTTCAAGATCAAGGTCTCGGGCGAGGCGGTGAACACCCTCACCCCGGCGAACTTCATCGGCGGGGACCCGATGCGCATCTACATGCTCAAGAGGAGCTTCGGCGTCTCGCAGGGCGCCGCCTCGGTCGTCGTGGACCGCACCCTCCAGATTCTGGCGGTGCTCATCACGATCCTCCTGGGCGTGATAGTCGCGTTTCTGGCCTTCGACAGCGAGATATCGGACAACATCGCATACGGCGTGCCGATAGCGCTGACCGTCTCCCTCGCGTTCATGGCCTTTCTGCTCGTCCACCAGAGGCGCGGCCTCTTCAGCATGATACTGAGGATCCTGCGCGGCCTAGGCATACGCAGGGAGTTCTCCGAGAAGACGGTCCGCCGCTTCGAGGAGCTGGACAGCCACATAATCGATTTCTACAGCGCGAACCACGCCGGCTTCCTCGCGGCGCTGGCCTGCCACATCGGCGGAAGGCTCCTGGGCGTGTTGGAGATCTACGCGATCGGCCGCGCGGTGAGCGACGAATTCTCCCTCTTCGCGGCGCTGATGCTCTCGGCGCTTGCGCCGATGATCTCCGTGGTCTTCGCCTTCATACCGGGGGCCTTCGGGGTGATGGAGGGGGCGTTCAGCGGGCTGCTCTACCTGCTCCACATCGACCCGTCGATAGGCATCACCATCCAGATAGCCAAGAGGCTCAGGGCCGCCCTGTGGATAGGGCTCGGGCTCCTGTTCCTCGGCGCGCACAACCGCAACAAGGTCTTCGACGAGGAGGGGATGCTGGCCGAGGCGGAGCAGGCGGCCGCGGAGGAGGCCTGA
- a CDS encoding NTP transferase domain-containing protein, with translation MHAVIIAAGLGNRLGRLTKDRPKALVPVAGRELILRTLDAVDHPVFTRRTVVTGYQGDMLRRFIENTCDDVEVVHNPNFEDGSIRTVETVLPLIDGDFLLLNVDHIYPRRLISHVVAGVNELTAVCDFDRKLGPDDMKVKLDETGRVIAIKKTLTDYTGGYIGMTHVPSASLPPYKRAVFAARARQGDAAAAEAALASLAEAEFPINVCDASGIGWLEVDTPVDLAHAEAVLNDNQEFLR, from the coding sequence ATGCACGCTGTGATAATAGCCGCGGGGCTCGGCAACAGGCTGGGCCGGCTCACGAAGGACAGGCCCAAGGCGCTCGTGCCGGTGGCGGGGCGGGAGCTCATACTGCGCACCCTCGACGCGGTCGACCACCCCGTGTTCACCCGGAGGACCGTGGTCACCGGCTACCAGGGCGACATGCTGCGCCGCTTCATCGAGAACACCTGCGACGACGTGGAGGTCGTCCACAACCCGAACTTCGAGGACGGGAGCATAAGGACCGTCGAGACCGTGCTGCCCCTCATCGACGGCGACTTTCTGCTGCTCAACGTGGACCACATCTACCCCCGCAGGCTGATAAGCCACGTGGTGGCGGGCGTGAACGAGCTCACCGCGGTGTGCGACTTCGACCGCAAGCTCGGCCCCGACGACATGAAGGTGAAGCTCGACGAGACAGGCAGGGTGATCGCCATAAAGAAGACGCTGACCGACTACACCGGCGGCTACATAGGGATGACCCACGTTCCGTCGGCATCGCTCCCACCCTACAAGCGCGCGGTCTTTGCGGCGCGCGCGAGGCAGGGCGATGCGGCCGCCGCCGAGGCAGCGCTCGCGTCACTGGCGGAGGCAGAGTTCCCGATCAACGTATGCGACGCCTCGGGCATCGGATGGCTCGAGGTCGACACCCCGGTCGACCTCGCCCACGCCGAGGCGGTGCTCAACGACAACCAGGAGTTCCTCAGATGA
- a CDS encoding HAD hydrolase-like protein, producing the protein MPKPVAHGGPVRMNADEQIALVFDFDGTIVDSMNAFADIAAEVMPKRLPIDAAAAREKYFETSGLPFFQQLEAIFPGDPANRETAEEYERLKLEGYFDEPLFDGVHDTLAALRKSGVKAIVSSNNFQHLVDRFVEMKGMRFDMVLGFRDGFAKGADHFRHIERELGIPRERITFVGDSLKDGERAADCGVSFIAKEGIFTRDQFQSKFPGVKVIKELSELKNLF; encoded by the coding sequence ATGCCGAAGCCGGTCGCGCACGGAGGTCCAGTCCGCATGAACGCAGACGAGCAGATCGCCCTTGTGTTCGATTTCGACGGCACGATCGTCGACTCGATGAACGCGTTCGCCGACATCGCCGCTGAGGTGATGCCGAAGCGGCTGCCGATCGACGCGGCCGCCGCCAGGGAGAAGTACTTCGAGACCTCGGGGCTGCCCTTCTTCCAGCAGCTCGAGGCGATATTCCCCGGCGACCCGGCCAACCGCGAGACCGCGGAGGAGTACGAGAGGCTGAAGCTGGAGGGCTACTTCGATGAGCCGCTCTTCGACGGGGTCCACGACACGCTCGCGGCGCTGAGAAAGTCGGGGGTGAAGGCCATCGTCTCCTCGAACAACTTCCAGCACCTGGTCGACCGCTTCGTGGAGATGAAGGGGATGCGCTTCGACATGGTGCTGGGCTTCCGCGACGGCTTCGCCAAGGGCGCGGACCACTTCAGGCACATAGAGAGGGAGCTCGGCATCCCCAGGGAGCGCATAACGTTCGTCGGAGACTCGCTGAAGGACGGCGAGCGCGCCGCGGACTGCGGCGTCTCATTCATCGCCAAGGAAGGAATATTCACGCGCGATCAGTTCCAATCGAAGTTCCCGGGCGTGAAGGTGATCAAAGAGCTCTCGGAACTCAAGAATTTGTTTTAA
- a CDS encoding CDP-alcohol phosphatidyltransferase family protein — MKNSALIYVPSDTPEAMSLATVKVAGVPLIVRGIMTLAEAGVECVALLIAESQRRKIEEFLERYGAYRLPRVEIMAYDEPYRVSPTLARRIAARAAGRMLIVNANLIFEKELLRCMRAIPLNDGASMPCEQGAHPVPAIDATAGALASLEEFTAEMPRSIESCIRHIAGLAAPNAARLSAQSNTFLLRTVRDRAVAQKSLAEAIRLGTPGPVARHLNKRISLPVSLLLCRLWISPNSITAFNIVIGVFAGVFAADGHRYWVILLGAALFQLASVIDGCDGEVAKLTFRCTKFGQYADTLSDNLSLASMLIGLMAGYWRATHSPVAFAAGGIMLGGTALTIFWIMRYLKRNTDSASLATFDKAYLQSLSGQPRWLLTFIRYGKYTLKKDVYSFSFLAFALAGVLYWWLFIVAFGTTVSALILTYLNAQGWLACHKGMRCRSRSRTEVQSA, encoded by the coding sequence ATGAAGAACAGCGCGCTGATATATGTCCCCTCGGACACGCCCGAGGCCATGTCGCTTGCCACGGTCAAGGTGGCGGGGGTCCCGCTCATCGTGCGCGGCATCATGACCTTGGCCGAGGCCGGCGTGGAGTGCGTCGCCCTGCTGATCGCCGAATCGCAGCGCAGAAAGATCGAGGAGTTCCTCGAGAGGTACGGCGCATACAGGCTCCCTCGCGTCGAGATCATGGCCTACGACGAGCCCTACCGGGTGAGCCCGACTCTGGCGCGCAGGATAGCAGCCAGAGCGGCGGGGCGGATGCTGATCGTCAACGCGAACCTCATCTTCGAGAAGGAGCTGCTCCGCTGCATGCGCGCCATCCCCCTGAACGACGGCGCGTCCATGCCCTGCGAACAGGGGGCGCACCCGGTGCCGGCGATCGACGCCACGGCCGGGGCTCTCGCCTCGCTCGAGGAGTTCACGGCCGAGATGCCCCGCTCCATCGAGAGCTGCATCCGCCACATCGCGGGTCTCGCCGCGCCGAACGCGGCGAGGCTCTCCGCGCAGAGCAACACCTTCCTGCTGCGCACCGTCAGGGACCGCGCCGTCGCGCAGAAGTCGCTGGCCGAGGCAATTCGCCTCGGCACGCCTGGGCCGGTCGCGCGCCACCTCAACAAGCGCATCTCGCTCCCGGTAAGCCTCCTGCTCTGCAGGCTCTGGATCAGCCCCAACTCGATCACCGCATTCAACATAGTGATCGGCGTGTTCGCTGGCGTATTCGCTGCGGACGGGCACCGCTACTGGGTGATCCTCCTCGGCGCAGCGCTCTTCCAGCTCGCGTCGGTAATCGACGGGTGCGACGGCGAGGTCGCCAAGCTCACCTTCCGATGCACGAAGTTCGGCCAGTATGCCGACACCCTCTCGGACAACCTCTCGCTCGCCAGCATGCTCATCGGCCTGATGGCCGGCTACTGGCGGGCCACCCACTCGCCGGTCGCCTTCGCGGCGGGCGGGATCATGCTGGGGGGGACCGCCCTCACGATATTCTGGATCATGCGGTATCTGAAGAGGAACACCGACTCCGCCAGCCTGGCCACCTTCGACAAGGCCTACCTGCAGAGTCTGTCGGGGCAGCCGCGATGGCTCCTCACCTTCATAAGATACGGCAAGTACACGCTCAAGAAGGACGTCTACTCGTTCTCGTTCCTCGCCTTCGCGCTCGCGGGGGTGCTGTACTGGTGGCTCTTCATAGTGGCGTTCGGCACGACGGTCTCCGCCCTGATACTCACCTACCTCAACGCGCAGGGGTGGCTCGCGTGCCACAAGGGGATGCGATGCCGAAGCCGGTCGCGCACGGAGGTCCAGTCCGCATGA
- a CDS encoding radical SAM protein, whose product MDKVVHKVASPLRGFWYFLRCKARGMPVSVNLEITKRCNARCSFCGCWKAGESEELADYADIIRKFRPVLVSISGGEPFMRRDCADIIRGIRPYCHYIAFITNGAMLDEGRARALVDAGVDQICVSLDYLGERHDEARKVKGLYAHLAKTIPALTAAGYRIALNTIIMESNLDQILPIAYRAKEWGAMVSYSAYCALKRDDEGGMVAQDRYTQLMGIVGEVRTLKRKLGHIKNSDYYLERVPVYFRDGSVHGCLAGLRWIQVTPDGYVQKCSELPRVCHYADYVPRRQKKVSCDKCWYTCRGEAEANPLAPGRLMELIRA is encoded by the coding sequence ATGGATAAAGTCGTCCACAAAGTGGCGAGCCCCCTGAGGGGATTCTGGTACTTCCTGCGATGCAAGGCCAGGGGGATGCCTGTCTCTGTAAACCTTGAGATTACAAAGAGATGTAACGCCAGGTGCAGCTTCTGCGGGTGCTGGAAGGCGGGCGAGAGCGAGGAGCTTGCCGACTACGCCGATATCATAAGAAAGTTCAGGCCGGTGCTCGTCTCGATCTCCGGCGGCGAGCCCTTCATGCGGAGGGATTGCGCCGATATCATCAGGGGGATCCGCCCTTACTGCCATTACATCGCCTTCATCACGAACGGGGCAATGCTCGACGAGGGGCGGGCCAGGGCCCTGGTGGATGCGGGGGTGGACCAGATATGCGTCTCCCTGGACTACCTCGGCGAGCGGCACGACGAGGCGCGCAAGGTCAAGGGCCTTTATGCGCATCTGGCAAAGACCATCCCTGCGCTGACCGCGGCCGGGTACCGCATCGCGCTCAACACCATAATCATGGAGTCGAACCTCGACCAGATCCTGCCGATCGCTTATCGGGCGAAGGAGTGGGGCGCGATGGTCTCCTACTCCGCGTACTGCGCGCTAAAGCGGGACGACGAGGGGGGGATGGTGGCGCAGGACCGCTACACGCAGCTCATGGGGATCGTGGGCGAGGTGAGAACGCTCAAGCGGAAGCTGGGCCATATAAAGAATTCAGACTACTATCTGGAGAGGGTGCCCGTATATTTCCGGGACGGGTCTGTCCACGGATGCCTGGCGGGATTAAGGTGGATACAGGTCACGCCGGACGGCTACGTGCAGAAGTGCTCGGAGCTCCCGAGGGTCTGCCACTATGCAGACTACGTGCCGCGGCGGCAGAAAAAGGTATCGTGCGACAAGTGCTGGTACACGTGCAGGGGCGAGGCGGAGGCCAATCCGCTGGCACCCGGGAGGCTCATGGAGCTCATAAGGGCATAG